The genomic stretch GGAAAGGATGCGCCTGACCTCGGTCTGGGCCGCAGCGCCGAGCACTCCGATCAGCATGGTTGCACATGCCACCCACAGCAGCACCTCATGCACCAGCCCGGCGTCCGGCCACAACAGGGTGACCAGCCGAATCAGCGCATACACGCCGACCTTGGTCAGCAGCCCGGCAAAGAGCGCCGATACCGGCGTCCACGCAACATGGTAGGACGCGGGCAACCAGCCGAAGACCGGAAACAGCGCGGCCTTGATGGAAAAAGCGAGCAGCATCAGCACCAAGGGCGCCTGCACGCCTGGTGGGGTGTCGCCCGCCGCGAACAATGCCGCCAGTTCGGCCATGTTGAGGGTGCCGGCGCTGCCATATACAAGGCCGGCAGCGAGCAGGAACATCAGGGTGGCGATCAGGTTGAGAACCACGTAGACCACGGTGCCCGCCAATCGACGTCTGTCACCACCCAGGGCGATCAGCGCAAACGAGCCGACCAACAGCACCTCAAACCAGACGTAAAGGTTGAACACATCTCCGGTAATGAAGGCGCCGCAGACACCGACCAGCAGGCCATGTGTCAGCAGGTGAAAGTCACGGCCGCGTGCAGGGTCGGTGTCATGAGCCAGCGAATAGAGCACGGTGGCCGTCGCGATCACCCCGGTGATCGCAACCATCGCTGCCGACAGTCGGTCCACCACCAGCGTGATGCCATAAGGGGCTGCCCAGCCGCCCATCTGACTGACCAGGATGTCGCCCCGGCCGGCGTATGTGACCAGTGCCAGTCCGACCGCCATCAGTCCGGCCGCACCGAGCAGACTCAGCCCGGCGCAGGCGCGGTGGTTGCCACGGGTCAGCAGACAGGCGATCAGCGTGCCCAGCGGCAGGAGCAGGGGGGCAACAAGGAGCAGGTGAGGAGACGGGTTCATCGCGACGCCTTCTCGTCCAGGTCGGGCGAGGGGGCTTCGGCGACCTCGGTAACGCGGTCAGTCGCGGTGCTGCCATGCAGCTCCCAGGTGCGCCGCAGCACTGCGAGGGCGAAGACAAAGAGGGCAAAGCCGATGACGATCGCGGTCAGCACCAGGGCCTGGGGCAGCGGATTGGCGGCCAGTTCGGGCACGCCGTTGGAAGAGACAAAAGCTGCGGTACGGTTGCCAAGCCGGCCTGCGGTCAGCACGGCAATATTGATGCTGTTGCCGAGCAGCACGATACCCAGGACGACCCGGACCAGATTGCGGTCGAGCAACAGCCACACACCAATGGCGGCGAGCAGGCCGGCGGTGATCGCAGCGACGATTTCCATCTCAAACCTCCTTTTCCATCAGTCTGAACAGCATGTGGGTGACTGCGCCGAATACCGTGAGGAATACGCCGACATCGAACAGCAGCGGACTGCCCAGAGGAAGTCCGCCCGGGAACAGCCAGGCGCTGCCAAGGAAGGGCCGGCCGTCGGCGAGACCGAACAGGCCGGCGCCCGCGGCAAGCGCCAGGCCGGATCCGGTGATGACGCTGGGCTGAACGTGCAGCAGGCGGCGCGTGCAACCGACCCCGTAACCCAGGGCGAGGAGGACGGCGGCACAGACGGCAACCAGACCGCCGATGAAGCCGCCGCCGGGCAGGTTGTGGCCGCGCCACAGCAGCACGAGTGAAATCAGCAGCAGCAGGCCCGCGAGCGGGCGCAGTCCCTGGCGCAGCATCACGCTGCCGAACTCCGGGTTGCCCTCGTCGCCGCCGCGCTGCACATCGTTGTCAGGGCGCAGCAGCAGTGCGGCAGCCAGCGCAGCGAGCGCAACCACGAGGATTTCACCCAGCGTGTCGAAGGCGCGAAAATCGACCAGGATGACGTTTACGACGTTGGCGCCGTGACCACTTGGCAGGCTGTTTGCAAGGTACCAGGCGGCAAGGCCTTCGGGCAGTGGCTGGCTGATGGCGGTCAGGATGACCAGCGTCACTGCGATGCCGAAGCCTGCGGCGACGATCAGGTGCAGGCGGCGGCGCCGTGAATTGCGCCAGCCGATGATCTGCACTGCTGGCAGACCGTTCAGCACCAGCGCCAGAAAAATCACGGTCAGTGTTTCCACCATGATCTGGGTGATCGCAACGTCCGGCGCGCCAACCGCCAGAAAGAACAGTCCGATACCCAGCCCGCTGGCGCCGAGCGCAGTGATCAGCGCGATGCGGTCGCGCATCACCGCGGCGCCTGCTGCGCCGAGCGCTGCCAGCAGGCAGCCGGCAGTCGCCAGCCAGGACAGTTCGCTTGTGGCAGGCAGGCGCGCACCGTGGTCGCTGGCGAGCACGGTGCCGAGCAGGGCGAACACTGCAGTCACCAAGGCCAGAAGTGCAATGTGTTGACGCAATGAACCATGCTGGAAGCGGTCGGCGACTTTTCCGGCGATGATGAAAATGCGCTTCAGCAGGCGATCCCACAGCAGATCGCCACTGATCAGCCACACACGTCGCCAGCGCGCCAGCCAGTGACGAACCAGGCGACGCTGCAGATAGATGAAGGCGCCGAGGGAGACCGTGATCACGCTGGCGACGACCGCCGGGGTGATACCGCCCCACAAGTACAGCTTGACCGGAACCGCGTCGCGGGCCACCGCCTGTACTGCACTGTCGATCAGCCACACCTCTGCGATACCGTTGAAGGCGCCGAGCAGGAAACCGCCAACCGCCAGCAGCATCGGGCCCAGCCACATCAGCAGGCTGACCTCGTGCGGGGCGCGAGGATAAGCGCCCTGGCGGCCAAGGAAGGTGCGGATGAACACCAGGCCCGCGGCGGCCAGCAGCAGCGCATTGCTGACAATCATCACTGCTGTGCTTGCCCAGCCCAGCGGGCCCATCTCGATCAACCCGGTGTATTTGAACTCTTTTGCGATGAAGCCGAAAAAGGGCGGCAGGCCGGCGTTGGAGAAGGCGGCCAGTGCGACCGCGGCGCCGGTCAGCGGCATGAACCTGATCAGTCCGCCCAGGCGCCCCAGTTCGCGGGTGCCCGTTGCATGGTCGACGGCACCGACCGCCATGAACAGGGCCCCCTTGTAAAGCGAATGCGCCAGCAGGTAGATGGCGAATGCCTGAAGGCCGTAGGTGGTATTGGTGCCGATCAGCATGGTGAGCTGACCGAGGACCGTGACCGTGGTGTAGGCGAGGATGCGCTTGAGGTCGGTCTGGCGCAGCGCAAGTACGGCACCGACGATGGAGGTGGCAGCGCCGACCACGACCAGGATGGTGCCCCAGCCGTCCTCGCCGCCCATCACCGGGTTCAGTCGTGCGAGCAGATACACGCCTGCTTTGACCATGGTGGCTGAATGCAGGTAGGCAGAAACGGGTGTCGGCGCCTCCATCGCGTTCGGAAGCCACAGGTGGAAGGGGACTTGAGCGGATTTGGTGAAACAGCCCAGCAACACCAGCACCAGGATGGCCGGGTAGAACGCATGCCCCTCGATCGCCGCCGCCGACAGGGCCGAGAACTGCCAGGCGTCTGCTGCGAGGCCGAGCAGGATCAATCCGGCGAGCAGCGCGAGCCCTCCGCCGCCGGTAATCAGCAGCGCCTGCAGCGCGGCGCGGCGAGAGGCTGCACGTTCGTGCTGAAAGCTGATCAGCAGGTAGGAGCTGACGCTGGTGAGCTCCCAGAACACGAACATCGCGATCAGGTCGTCGGCCAGCACCAGGCCGAGCATGGCCGCCATGAACGCAAGCAGGAAAGCGTAGAAGCGGCCGAGGTGATGGTGGTCGGACAGGTAGCTGCCAGCATAAAGAACAATCAGCGTGCCGATCCCGGTTACCAGCAGGCCGAACAGCATCGACAGGCCATCGAGACGGAAGGACAGGGTGACGTCGAGCGCAGGGATCCAGGCGACGGATGCGAGCACGGAATTGCCGCTGGAGACTGCCGCGATCTGGCTCAGCAGCCAGCCGAATCCGTAAAGCGGCGCAAGCGCCAGCAGCCAGCCGGCGCGCGTGCCAAGCACCTTGCCCAGCCAGGGGGCAAGAAGCGCAGTCAGACCGATCAGGGCAAGCGCGGTGAGCATTGAGGCTCCATGAGTGGGCAGTCTTCTGCATCGGGCGCGACGTCGTCGGTGGGCCGCAGGTCACGCCGTTGATTGTAGTGTTGGTGAATGACCCAAGACGATCGCGAGAGGTTCCCGCTATCGGGAGGGATGTGTCACCGGGCCTTTGGGCAGGCGTCACATCTGCTTGCAGTGTGGGCGGGCTCTCATGCGGCGGTTCCGCAAAACCTGCTAAAATGCGAGGCTTTTTTCAACATAGACCGGAGCTGTCCCCATGGCCATCGAACGCACCCTTTCCATTATCAAGCCCGACGCAGTTGCCAAGAACGTGATCGGCCAGATTTACGCCCGCTTCGAAGAAGCTGGCCTGAAGATTGTCGCAGCAAAGATGGTTCACCTGTCCGAGCTCGAAGCCGGCCAGTTCTACGCTGTCCACAAAGAGCGTCCTTTCTTCAAGGATCTGGTGTCCTTCATGGTTTCCGGCCCGGTGATGATCCAGGCCCTGGAAGGCGAGAACGCCATTGCCAAGAACCGTGAGCTGATGGGCGCCACCGACCCGAAGAAGGCCGACAAGGGCACCATCCGTGCAGATTTCGCCGATTCGATCGACGCCAATGCCGTGCACGGTTCCGACGCTCCGGAAACGGCTGCGAACGAAATCGCCTTCTTCTTCCCGGGCATGAACGTTTACTCCCGCTAAGCGGTCCATGCCTGTGGCCCGCTTCGCCCGCTTCGCGGTGATGCACCGCGAACCGCGCGGGCGGGCCGTTTGCATTGGAGGTAATGATGAATAAGCCGGTCAATCTGCTCGATTTCGATGTCGATGGTCTCGTCGCCTGGTTTGCCGGGATGGGCGAGAAGCCGTTTCGCGCGCGGCAGGTGATGCGCTGGATGCATCACGAAGGCTGCGACGACTTCGATGCGATGACCGATGTGGCGAAATCGCTGCGGGCCAAGCTCAAGGATGTAGCCTTGATCCAGCCGCCAGTGCCGGTGCGCGATTCGGTGTCGACCGACGGTACGCGCAAGTGGTTGCTTGATGTCGGTAACGCCAATGCGGTGGAGACGGTGTTCATTCCCGAAACCAGCCGCGGCACGTTGTGCATTTCCTCGCAGGCAGGCTGTGCGCTCGATTGCGCCTTCTGCTCCACGGGCAAGCAGGGCTTCAACCGCAACCTGAGCGCGGCCGAGATCATCGGTCAGCTGTGGCTTGCAAACAAGTTGCTCGGGGCTGCGCGCGACGAAGCGGCCGACCTCGAGTCGGGCGAGAAGGACAATGGCCGCATCATCAGCAACGTGGTGATGATGGGCATGGGCGAACCGCTCGCCAATTTCGATAACGTGGTGACTGCACTGCGCCTGATGCTCGACGACCATGCCTACGGCCTCTCGCGCAGGCGGGTGACGGTGTCGACCTCGGGTATCGTGCCCGCAATGGACCGCTTGCGCGACGAGTGTCCCGTTGCGCTAGCGGTGTCGCTGCACGCATCCAATGACGCGCTGCGCGACCGTCTGGTGCCGATCAACCAGAAGTATCCTCTGCGCGAGCTGATGGCGGCTTGCGTGCGCTATCTCGACCGTGCGCCGCGCGACTTCGTCACCTTCGAGTACGTGATGCTCGACGGCGTGAATGACAGTGATGCGCATGCACATGAACTTGTTGCGCTGGTGCGTGACGTGCCATGCAAGTTCAACCTGATTCCCTTCAATCCCTTCCCCAATTCGGGTTTTCTGCGCTCCCCGGCGGACCGCATTCGGCGCTTTGCAGGTATCCTGATCGATGCCGGTATCGTGACCACCACGCGCAAGACGCGCGGTGACGATGTCGATGCTGCCTGCGGCCAGTTGGCCGGTCAGGTTCAGGACAAAACCCGGCGCACAGTGGTGCGCCTGAAGCAGTCGACGGAGGTTCGCTGATGACGGTCAGGATGTTGCCGCTGGTATTGCTGGTTTCGGCGCTGGGGCTCGGGGGCTGCGTCACGGCGCCGACTTCCGGCGTCAGTGGCGATGCGGTCGGGGTGTCGCGTCCGATGTCGGATGTTCAGCCGGCTGCCGGGCCTGATGCCCGAGCTCGCGTACATGTGGATCTCGGTCAAGCCTATTTCGAGATCGGGCGCTATGATGTCGCGCTCGACGAGGGCAGGCTCGCTCTGGCTGAAAGCCCGGCTTATGCGCCCGCCTTTCATCTCATGGGGCTGACCTACATGATGATCGACGAGAACGGCTCGGCTGGAGAGTACTTTTCCCGGGCCCTCAATGCCGCGCCAGGCGACCCCGACTTCAACAACAGCTATGGCTGGTTTCTTTGCCTGCAGGGGCGTGAGGCCGAAGGGATGGAGCGATTTGCCCGCGCTGCCCGCAATCCGTACTACCGTTATCCGACGCGTCCGTACACCAATGCAGGCCTGTGCCAGCTGCGGCTGAACAAGGACGCGGAGGCGGAGCAGCAGTTCATGCTTGCGATCCAGGCTGATCCGGCCAATGCCGAGGCGCTCTATCAGCTGGCTGCCATTGCCTATCGGCGTGGCAA from Parazoarcus communis encodes the following:
- the mbhE gene encoding hydrogen gas-evolving membrane-bound hydrogenase subunit E is translated as MLTALALIGLTALLAPWLGKVLGTRAGWLLALAPLYGFGWLLSQIAAVSSGNSVLASVAWIPALDVTLSFRLDGLSMLFGLLVTGIGTLIVLYAGSYLSDHHHLGRFYAFLLAFMAAMLGLVLADDLIAMFVFWELTSVSSYLLISFQHERAASRRAALQALLITGGGGLALLAGLILLGLAADAWQFSALSAAAIEGHAFYPAILVLVLLGCFTKSAQVPFHLWLPNAMEAPTPVSAYLHSATMVKAGVYLLARLNPVMGGEDGWGTILVVVGAATSIVGAVLALRQTDLKRILAYTTVTVLGQLTMLIGTNTTYGLQAFAIYLLAHSLYKGALFMAVGAVDHATGTRELGRLGGLIRFMPLTGAAVALAAFSNAGLPPFFGFIAKEFKYTGLIEMGPLGWASTAVMIVSNALLLAAAGLVFIRTFLGRQGAYPRAPHEVSLLMWLGPMLLAVGGFLLGAFNGIAEVWLIDSAVQAVARDAVPVKLYLWGGITPAVVASVITVSLGAFIYLQRRLVRHWLARWRRVWLISGDLLWDRLLKRIFIIAGKVADRFQHGSLRQHIALLALVTAVFALLGTVLASDHGARLPATSELSWLATAGCLLAALGAAGAAVMRDRIALITALGASGLGIGLFFLAVGAPDVAITQIMVETLTVIFLALVLNGLPAVQIIGWRNSRRRRLHLIVAAGFGIAVTLVILTAISQPLPEGLAAWYLANSLPSGHGANVVNVILVDFRAFDTLGEILVVALAALAAALLLRPDNDVQRGGDEGNPEFGSVMLRQGLRPLAGLLLLISLVLLWRGHNLPGGGFIGGLVAVCAAVLLALGYGVGCTRRLLHVQPSVITGSGLALAAGAGLFGLADGRPFLGSAWLFPGGLPLGSPLLFDVGVFLTVFGAVTHMLFRLMEKEV
- the ndk gene encoding nucleoside-diphosphate kinase; translated protein: MAIERTLSIIKPDAVAKNVIGQIYARFEEAGLKIVAAKMVHLSELEAGQFYAVHKERPFFKDLVSFMVSGPVMIQALEGENAIAKNRELMGATDPKKADKGTIRADFADSIDANAVHGSDAPETAANEIAFFFPGMNVYSR
- a CDS encoding proton-conducting transporter membrane subunit — translated: MNPSPHLLLVAPLLLPLGTLIACLLTRGNHRACAGLSLLGAAGLMAVGLALVTYAGRGDILVSQMGGWAAPYGITLVVDRLSAAMVAITGVIATATVLYSLAHDTDPARGRDFHLLTHGLLVGVCGAFITGDVFNLYVWFEVLLVGSFALIALGGDRRRLAGTVVYVVLNLIATLMFLLAAGLVYGSAGTLNMAELAALFAAGDTPPGVQAPLVLMLLAFSIKAALFPVFGWLPASYHVAWTPVSALFAGLLTKVGVYALIRLVTLLWPDAGLVHEVLLWVACATMLIGVLGAAAQTEVRRILSFHIVSQVGYMVLGLALATPLALAGAVFYLIHHIVVKANLFFIGGIAARMTGSERLPAMGGLYARAPWLALMFAIPALSLAGIPPLSGFWAKFVLVRAGLETGVWIAVGIALLTGIFTLLSMSKIWNEAFLKAHPLGAAGSRALSGQAPAWWATGGLAAITVGIGIGAGPVMDFASAAAEQLAHPAHYISAVLGAPGR
- the pilW gene encoding type IV pilus biogenesis/stability protein PilW; the encoded protein is MTVRMLPLVLLVSALGLGGCVTAPTSGVSGDAVGVSRPMSDVQPAAGPDARARVHVDLGQAYFEIGRYDVALDEGRLALAESPAYAPAFHLMGLTYMMIDENGSAGEYFSRALNAAPGDPDFNNSYGWFLCLQGREAEGMERFARAARNPYYRYPTRPYTNAGLCQLRLNKDAEAEQQFMLAIQADPANAEALYQLAAIAYRRGNYQAAHEQLNRLHQQLRSSAASVWLGLRTARKLGERNAEASYAEQLRSRFADSAEHVLMMQGKYE
- the rlmN gene encoding 23S rRNA (adenine(2503)-C(2))-methyltransferase RlmN gives rise to the protein MNKPVNLLDFDVDGLVAWFAGMGEKPFRARQVMRWMHHEGCDDFDAMTDVAKSLRAKLKDVALIQPPVPVRDSVSTDGTRKWLLDVGNANAVETVFIPETSRGTLCISSQAGCALDCAFCSTGKQGFNRNLSAAEIIGQLWLANKLLGAARDEAADLESGEKDNGRIISNVVMMGMGEPLANFDNVVTALRLMLDDHAYGLSRRRVTVSTSGIVPAMDRLRDECPVALAVSLHASNDALRDRLVPINQKYPLRELMAACVRYLDRAPRDFVTFEYVMLDGVNDSDAHAHELVALVRDVPCKFNLIPFNPFPNSGFLRSPADRIRRFAGILIDAGIVTTTRKTRGDDVDAACGQLAGQVQDKTRRTVVRLKQSTEVR
- a CDS encoding sodium:proton antiporter yields the protein MEIVAAITAGLLAAIGVWLLLDRNLVRVVLGIVLLGNSINIAVLTAGRLGNRTAAFVSSNGVPELAANPLPQALVLTAIVIGFALFVFALAVLRRTWELHGSTATDRVTEVAEAPSPDLDEKASR